TTTATTCCTGAGCGATTATATCAGAAATAAAGTGCCGAAAAACTTTCCTCCTGGACCATGGTCTTTACCTATTATTGGAGACCTtcatcatatcgatcacaagaaAATTCATCTTCAGTTGGCAAAGGTAAATACAATTAGTTTTCTTGTAAACGGTCATTTCATTTGTCCACTTTGCGAAGATGAAAGTGTACTGAAATTAAACCGTATTTTATTCAGTATGTGTTTATTTTCAAACTATATCTTTAAGTTTGCAGAAAAATATGGAGACGTTTTAAGCATCAGATTTTTCGGACTAAGAATCGTTGTGTTGAACGGGTACAAAAGAGTAAAGGAAGTGTATGTACAACAAGGCGAAAACCTCGTAGATCGACCCATGTTACCTATGATTTACGACGTCTTTGGAGACAAAGGTCAGATTTGGAAAATCGAATTACTTAAGGGGTAGTTTCAATTTAATAAGAGAGAATAAGAAAATCTTAAATGTTCTCTCCAAATCCTGAAATCAGTATACTTATCAAGATAAGTTAAGAATTTATTAAGATAAGTAGGAAATGCAAAAGTcttatttaaatgtgttgtaaACAGGTTTAGGTAGCTCCAGTGGATATAAATGGAAACATCAGAGGAGATTTGCACTCTCAACTCTTAGAAACTTTGGATTGGGAAAGAAAAGCCTGGAGCCGTCTATACATCTTGAATGTCGCTTTCTGAATGAGGTCATTTCAAGTGAGAATGGTATGTACGGAATGGTATGTACGTGGAATTTAAAGAACTGACTAACATTGTTTGTTATTCTATAAACACAAGCATGGTGTAATTACATCACAGTTATGGTAACATTTCCAGGTCGACCCTTTAACCCTCAAATCCTGCTAAACAATGCTGTCTCAAATGTGatctgtgtgcttgtgtttggTAATCGATTTGAGTACAGTGACAATGACTTCCAGAATATGTTGAAGAACATCAATGAGGCTATGTATCTGGAAGGAAGCATCAGCGTTCAAGtaaacattttcagcattttaacCTAAATTTTCATTGCTTTGGTACGGTGCCCGGGAGAGACCATGGTTGGTTCagttagttttgtcgtggccacgaaataataattcgtaggaacgtgataatatgtcgtggccaagAGATCATTTTGATGAGGTAACGACATCCTTTTGTTTTGGCCATGacttgtttacgcattaaactcatggccacgagaaaaacatgtcGTTCCTTTAACATCAGAAGAAATGGATGtcattccctcaacatagcatctcgaggccacaaCATAAGGATGTTATCTCATCATTATGATCTCGTCGCCCCAACATAATATGACATAACAACGAgctaatatgacgttcccacgagttaatatgacgttcccatgatttaatattttgtggccatgacatattatcacgttcccatgACAAAACGAAGTGAACCGACTGTCTTCTCCCAGGCACCATACTTTGGCATCTTCACTGCTCATCTGCTTTTTGTTCTTCTTTCTTTAGCTGTATAACATGTTTCCATGGCTCATGCGGCTACTGCCTGGAccacacaaaaaaatgtttgctCTGTGGCAAAAGGTGATTGACTTTGTTAGAGAGAAGGTAAATACACACAGAGTGGATTATGATCCATCAAATCCTCGAGACTACATTGACTGCTTCCTTGCCGAGATGGAAAAAGTAAGACCCTTTCATAGGCAGGTGTCAGTAAAGCCCCCTTCACACTGAGATTCAGGATAATACACTGGTAATATGTACAGTTAATTGTTCCCAGATCATTAGTTTTCTGTTCATTCCCACTACCTGTTATTTCCCAGAATCTgtgcgtgcattcacacacaacccgtaaaggtcccgtaatggcacgtgacatcaggatgtgacgtgtaatgtactaGTCGTGTAATTTACTGACGTGTAAAACACTAGGCACGTTATCTTTCactcaaagggttagttcacccaataatcaaattaataactcaccctcatgtcgttccaaaccagtgagacatCTGTTTattttcggaacacagtttaaagggggggtgaaatgctcgttttcactcaatatcctgttaattttgagtacctatagagtagtactgcatccttcataactccaaaaagtctttagttttattatattcataagagaaagatagtctgtactgatttttcccggaaaaacacgaccgactggaggcgtgacgtgtgggcggagctaaagaatcacgagcgcgagtaagcttttgcgttgagagcgtttggaagctctGACATTatcttgaggaaaaaaccatcatccaaaacaaaccatggctaacagtcagattcagccgtttatttatgatccagaatcagatcccgaggctgaaactgaacgagagcagcagcagcaacgactcgctccaagcggggctcgaacccgggtctccggcatgggagggtacgcactaacaaggaggcagagatattttaagcagttttactcaccgcctgcgattccaacacacgatcgtgaccctttttcgttggaattgcatcatccttaagaaataaatgatacaaaaatccttcgtcaaactgggccttgtttgtaaaacaagcatcttcgaaatgcagggaacaaacaaaaactggtcccttaatgctgtttttttttttggttatctgtgcagggttgtcttgccctggcaatagggctgcacgattctttattattattattactattaacattatcattatcacaagtatataaattaattattttattttgcaaggattctttaaattgatcaagtgtgacaaagacatttataacacaatatttctattacacacaattattgttcttctgaactttctatcaaagaaacctgaaaaaaatctactcatctgttttcaacataataataataataatgttttttttgaacggcaaaacagcatattagaatgatttctgaagatcatgtgacactgaagactggagtaatgatgctgaaaatacagctgcacaccacagaaataaattacattttaaaatacattcaagtgaaagcagttattttaaatggtaaaaatatttcaaaactttactgtttttgctgtactttggatcagataaatatagtttggtgagcagaagagactttaaaaaaaacatttcacatcttatggttcaaaaacttttgactggtagtgtatatataatatatttatattatatttattatattatattaatattatatttttaatattagaatgatgaaaaagttgtttagatcactgattcaacgactcactcataaacctactacacttgtttcatttctggatgaatcagcacttttgaacgattctcttgaatgaaaaattaattcattgacaaataaattaagacacttgtcgccacctgttggtgaaacaatgcaatcgacacaaacgttatttaaagcgcagtactttcaaaaggggatttgttatattttgatcgctgccatatagacatcaatgtttatatttaaactataaactttatcccagtatttctgtgataatataaatgactgtaagacagatactgtgtagttgaaaagtttgtgaagatgtttcttaaccaaacatggtaagagctctctctgtgtcagcggcagtgcgcgcacggatttgaatgatccggtaagactttttttcaaaggtttaacagactcggggaatcgttgtcttttagaaatgagatcgagagggtgtctgaatcgagatcgcgatcttttaacgattaatcgtgcagctctacctggcaaccaaaaacacacttcttttgtgacttttcgcgacgctctcgctctgatcagtgaatcgctctgatcagtgaaatggctgtgctcagcctcgctgtacgggagcgcgcgctcttccggcagaagtgccctttggacccatataaggaaattccgctccatctaacgtcacacagagccatactcgaaaaaaactttctgaaacttgtgacaaaccggaaggagtattttgggagcaaaaatactccttcaaacgtacaacttaattttttaaactttgtccatgtttagcatgggaatccaactctttaacagcgtaaaaaactcagtatgcatgaaatagcatttcaccccccctttaagatatttttaaaaagttaacagcttaagtcatttgtgcttgcaaactggatatcacaaacttctttgttttgaactctctcacaacagacacgtgcagtgtgaaaggggcttaagtgtgCTGTTGAAGGAATGCTGTGGTTATAATATTGTATGGCTATTGAATTGAAATACCTCTCTATCATGTCGTTTAGCTTAAAGACGACACAGAGGCTGGGTTTGATGTGGAGAACTTGTGCATCTGTACTCTGGATCTGTTTGTAGCGGGATCTGAGACAACCTCCACTACTCTGTACTGGGGTCTTCTCTACATGATAAAATATCCTGAGATACAGGGTGAGAGCTTACTGTGAGAAATTGCATTCATGTGCACATAAAATGTGGTATATACTCACACTcttatggcgcttttccactgcatggtacggtaCGGTACGGTTCAGCTTTGGCAGgattttccactgggtacagtacctggtacttttttcagTACCACCTCGGTTGAGGTTCCACGTGAACCGTACTGTTACCAAAACTTGatgtgtaaactctgctgatatCTGATTGGCCAGAGAGAATCATCACTATTTGCGTCACTGAAGTAACGACACAGACACACAACAGAACTGCTAGATTTCAGCACAGCCAGCGAAGGTTTGAATGCAGCTGTTTTGAACGAGgacatccattttttttaacagCCAAAAAATGGTTGTTTCGctgtctgttgaggaagtacagacatTCATCTTACTGATAGCAGAAGAGCTAGATGGGGCGACGCGGAATGAAAACGCTTTTCAGGAGTCACGGCAGTAGAAGCGGAGCAACTATAGCAACATGTGAATAATCCTGCCTGCTCTAAAGtgatactaaactgcagtggaaacgcaaacTAAGCTGTACTGAGCCGTGCTGAGCCAAgtcgtaccatgcagtggaaaagcgccattagTTTTGTCTTGGACTGTCAATACATTGTATCTTCAGTCAGAGTTCAGGAGGAGATTGATCGTGTTGTGGGAGGATCACGACAGCCATCTTTATCAGACAGAGACAACATGCCCTACACCAATGCAGTCATTCATGAGATACAGAGGATTGGAAATATTGTCCCATTAAATTTGCCCCGAGCTACTGTGGAAGACACTCAGATAGGACAATACTCCATTCCAAAGGTACAATAGAACGAAGTGTAAACCTGAACACTGAATGTCTTTAACTCAAATCCAACACACCTTCACAAACGTTTATAGTAGAACGATTCCTAACCATATTCCTGGAGTTATGCAAGACACTGATTAGCTGGtttaggtgtgtttaattagtgttgaacctaaactctgcaggacaggaGCAGGATCGGACACCGCTGATTTAAACTTACTGATTAATAGACTAAAGCTGGTACATAGCTACTCATCCTTTATGAACATTTGTATTCTTTAGGGTACAGCTGTGATTGGCAGTTTGACATCAGTGTTGTTTGATGAGTCTGAGTGGGAGACACCTCACTCTTTTAACCCGGGTCACTTCCTGGATGCTGAGGGGAAATTAAGAAAGAGAGATGCCTTTTTACCTTTTTCTCTAGGTATACAAAAACTTCTTTCACACCACAATGTTGGAATACAGTTATTTCCCTATTTACTAGAACTGCAAAGCATATACAAGGTCATTTTCTCTTCTTCCTGTTTTCAGGAAAGAGAGTGTGTCCTGGGGAGCAACTGGCACGAATGGAGTTGttcctctttttttcctctctgctGCAGCGCTTCACTTTCTCTTCACCAGCAGGTGTAGAGCCCAGCATGGATTACAGACTGGGCACCACTCGATGTCCCCAACCATATAAATTATGTGCATTGTCACGTTAAGACAATCTATTCATACAAACAGGTGTTTGTGTAATGCTTGTGCctctgtacagtatatatgtaccATATATGATTTGATAAAGTAATAGAATTTATTCTAATTTACTTTGGATAAGAAACCATTTGGAAAatattagtgatcgaccgatattggttttttataaccgataccgattatttgcatgtttatgtacccgataaccgatatgcagaaccaatatttatttactgttatacttctgtttctgacaattattacaacacaaatgagctgaaaaaaacattttatttataacaatcactccccccttgcatacaaaaaaaaaaaaacattctatttatacacaaataaatagaggggtctgagtccaaaaaatttaagcgcactgttactaagtgtctttgttttaaaataaaagctttaatgaggtaaaaaaataaaaacaggtaaaaaaaataaagcacaaaaatgattctaacatattggtgggggcgggagggctatttaggagtgcatagctatttactcccagttaagcagaactaggttttagtgtagaaaacagagtctttcagcattctgccctgtaagcctgcttccttcaaaaatgtcatgcagtggccgtgcttgaggcttcctgatcatcaacccagtcaggtgctgagcaatatgaacaaactttttttcccgagactatataaagttaaacagcacttgtcagttggcattttatgatctagattcaatctaacgttagatcatgaaatgccaactgacaaagtgctgtttgactataatttaatcaaccgcgatcgcgcatggagataataaataattaatttccacaaagcggtatatgtatatgtgtattagcgaaataattgttatgtagtaaatgataatataatctagggtgtttaaacaagataatcttgtcaaaagtttcattcagtggcattgcttgagggagagggggttcagcgaaaaatcggcagctgtcagcaggaagtggctgtcactggcagcaggaagtggctgccaataaaaccggatggcagctgtcgctaatacccggaaattggaggaggctgccg
The sequence above is a segment of the Carassius gibelio isolate Cgi1373 ecotype wild population from Czech Republic chromosome A20, carGib1.2-hapl.c, whole genome shotgun sequence genome. Coding sequences within it:
- the LOC127939012 gene encoding cytochrome P450 2J3-like — translated: MDLLHLYEWIDLKIIFIFSCMFLFLSDYIRNKVPKNFPPGPWSLPIIGDLHHIDHKKIHLQLAKFAEKYGDVLSIRFFGLRIVVLNGYKRVKEVYVQQGENLVDRPMLPMIYDVFGDKGLGSSSGYKWKHQRRFALSTLRNFGLGKKSLEPSIHLECRFLNEVISSENGRPFNPQILLNNAVSNVICVLVFGNRFEYSDNDFQNMLKNINEAMYLEGSISVQLYNMFPWLMRLLPGPHKKMFALWQKVIDFVREKVNTHRVDYDPSNPRDYIDCFLAEMEKLKDDTEAGFDVENLCICTLDLFVAGSETTSTTLYWGLLYMIKYPEIQVRVQEEIDRVVGGSRQPSLSDRDNMPYTNAVIHEIQRIGNIVPLNLPRATVEDTQIGQYSIPKGTAVIGSLTSVLFDESEWETPHSFNPGHFLDAEGKLRKRDAFLPFSLGKRVCPGEQLARMELFLFFSSLLQRFTFSSPAGVEPSMDYRLGTTRCPQPYKLCALSR